In Candidatus Binatus sp., a single window of DNA contains:
- a CDS encoding DUF2924 domain-containing protein: protein MKPPSPRTEALAAEIANLAALRREQLQARWRELYRTEPPKKISRDLMIRAIAYRLQENAYGGLKPATRRVLAKVAEDAAARRPIRIAPERTLKPGTVLLRDWHGVQHQVTVLESAIMFQKKQYKSLSEVARKITGTRWSGPLFFGLKSTDEEATDGAR from the coding sequence ATGAAACCACCTAGTCCCAGAACTGAAGCACTAGCGGCCGAGATCGCAAATCTCGCTGCTCTCAGACGCGAGCAACTGCAAGCGCGCTGGCGCGAGCTGTATCGAACCGAACCACCGAAGAAGATCAGCCGCGACCTGATGATTCGCGCCATCGCTTATCGCCTGCAAGAGAACGCCTACGGCGGCCTCAAGCCGGCCACTCGCCGAGTGCTAGCCAAGGTCGCCGAGGATGCAGCGGCACGGCGGCCGATCCGAATTGCTCCGGAGCGCACCCTCAAGCCGGGAACCGTGCTGCTGCGCGACTGGCACGGCGTCCAGCATCAGGTGACGGTGCTCGAATCGGCCATCATGTTTCAGAAGAAACAGTACAAATCGCTGTCCGAGGTCGCCCGCAAAATAACCGGCACGCGCTGGTCGGGACCGCTGTTCTTCGGCTTGAAGAGCACCGACGAGGAGGCGACCGATGGAGCCCGCTAA